The following are encoded together in the Cohaesibacter gelatinilyticus genome:
- a CDS encoding DUF2946 family protein produces MVDVVIRLSQLARSYIAAWFAMLAISLQIVFGMAHTAAMLAVAAGPLILNSPDSLSYSYLQICTANGLISFEGGSLPEGSSERDQEKAKDRCPVCTSAATSPFTADAGIPICPIPDLDRAIAIPDLHQLFALHDEWHEPIRGPPVFS; encoded by the coding sequence ATGGTAGACGTTGTGATCAGACTGAGCCAACTTGCAAGAAGCTATATTGCTGCATGGTTCGCCATGCTGGCGATCAGCTTGCAAATTGTGTTTGGTATGGCACATACCGCTGCGATGCTGGCCGTCGCTGCCGGACCTTTGATCCTCAACTCCCCTGACAGCCTTTCCTATAGCTATCTTCAAATCTGTACGGCCAATGGTCTGATCAGTTTCGAAGGCGGCAGCTTGCCAGAAGGCTCCAGCGAGAGAGATCAGGAGAAAGCCAAAGACCGCTGCCCGGTCTGTACATCAGCAGCTACGTCCCCCTTCACTGCTGACGCTGGTATTCCTATCTGTCCGATCCCGGATCTGGATCGCGCTATCGCGATCCCTGATCTGCATCAGCTCTTTGCCCTTCATGATGAATGGCATGAACCTATTCGCGGTCCCCCTGTGTTTTCCTGA
- a CDS encoding nitrous oxide reductase accessory protein NosL gives MKRREFLTSAALGSLALIASNTISAAKGMVTPWDWTKKNGLTNHMPKDENPTDKEFEKYPRCTYCGMPRQKWSHTRHLIQYDDNSTEGTCSIHCASLSLGLNMDRNPKNIWVGDAGSDAKVKPLIKADEAHYVIDPSKPGTMASVSKWAYADKAKADAAGGEKVVGFDDALQAAYVDMGKNTLMIRKRRAEKRAHMMKKMKDMKSKKQ, from the coding sequence ATGAAACGTCGTGAATTTCTTACTTCTGCCGCTCTCGGTTCTCTCGCTTTGATCGCATCCAATACCATCAGTGCCGCCAAAGGCATGGTGACGCCGTGGGATTGGACCAAAAAGAACGGCCTCACCAACCATATGCCGAAGGATGAGAATCCTACCGATAAAGAGTTTGAAAAATATCCACGCTGTACATATTGCGGCATGCCACGTCAAAAATGGAGCCATACCCGTCATCTCATTCAATATGATGACAACAGCACCGAAGGCACCTGCTCCATTCATTGTGCATCCCTCTCCCTGGGTCTCAATATGGATCGCAATCCGAAAAATATCTGGGTTGGTGATGCAGGGTCGGACGCAAAGGTCAAGCCACTGATCAAAGCCGATGAAGCCCATTATGTCATCGATCCATCAAAACCTGGCACCATGGCAAGTGTCAGCAAATGGGCCTATGCCGACAAGGCAAAAGCTGACGCGGCTGGCGGTGAAAAGGTGGTCGGTTTCGATGATGCTTTGCAGGCCGCTTATGTCGACATGGGCAAGAACACGCTGATGATCCGCAAGCGTCGGGCTGAGAAACGCGCCCATATGATGAAGAAAATGAAGGATATGAAATCCAAGAAGCAATAG
- a CDS encoding Na/Pi cotransporter family protein, which yields MAILEFLINLAGATMLLLFAVRMVRTGIERSYGASFQRLLTRHKKPVKAATAGLGLAVVLQSSAAVALLVSGFAASSLVGFGSGLAAVLGADLGSALVIQILSFKLDWLIPLLLAIGGYLFVKVEDTRPRQIGRILMGVAFILLSLELLRAAMMPIRDSSFLPAIAGYLAKDYLTAFFVGSALAFVMHSSVATILMCVTLVSIDALPLAAGVSLVLGANLGSAFIPIWLSRGMGTPGRRILYSNLLLRGSWALVALGLINNLPVFDYLPQVSAGQMLVNVHLAFNLILLLSLVFVRALEPAMVRFLPERDTQSQSQDLGLVHSALDQAVLGTPSLAFASLKREVLRMSDVVDRMVRPVMDQYEHGDLDKIDALIELDNHVNQSLSDIRTYVAAIPQDEMSKKHKKQIHNLMDYAIALETAGDIVAKRLLPLAEQKAKAKLEFSNQGWKELVCLHEKVLANMALASNVLISNDMESARLLVAEKGDVKRYERKSRKQHLKRLSEGATQSFDSSDIHLETLRALQDFNSQISTVAYPILYQKGQLLETRLIENLKENAKHLEDDNSHKDALGGTA from the coding sequence ATGGCAATCCTTGAATTCTTGATCAATCTGGCAGGAGCGACCATGCTTTTGCTCTTTGCCGTGCGCATGGTGCGCACCGGCATCGAGCGGAGCTATGGTGCATCCTTTCAGCGATTGCTGACGCGGCACAAGAAACCAGTCAAAGCCGCAACTGCCGGATTGGGGTTGGCCGTGGTGCTGCAAAGCTCTGCTGCCGTTGCATTGCTGGTCTCGGGTTTTGCGGCCAGCTCGCTCGTTGGCTTCGGCTCTGGTCTGGCTGCCGTCCTTGGTGCTGATCTGGGTTCGGCTCTCGTTATTCAGATCCTGAGCTTCAAACTCGATTGGCTCATTCCGCTATTACTGGCCATTGGCGGCTATCTATTCGTGAAGGTCGAAGATACCCGACCACGTCAGATTGGTCGTATTCTGATGGGTGTTGCCTTCATCCTGTTGTCGCTGGAATTGCTGCGTGCAGCCATGATGCCAATCCGGGATAGCTCTTTTCTGCCTGCAATTGCCGGTTATCTGGCCAAGGATTATCTGACTGCTTTCTTTGTCGGATCTGCTCTTGCCTTTGTCATGCATTCCAGTGTGGCAACCATTCTGATGTGTGTGACCTTGGTCAGCATCGATGCTTTGCCATTGGCTGCCGGTGTCTCACTGGTTCTTGGTGCTAATCTTGGCAGTGCCTTCATTCCAATCTGGCTCAGCCGGGGCATGGGCACACCGGGCCGTCGCATTCTCTATAGCAATCTGTTGTTACGGGGTAGCTGGGCTCTGGTGGCTTTGGGTTTGATCAATAATCTACCGGTTTTTGACTATCTGCCACAAGTGAGCGCGGGACAGATGCTGGTCAATGTCCATCTTGCCTTCAACCTCATTCTGTTGTTGAGCCTTGTCTTTGTAAGGGCGCTGGAGCCCGCCATGGTTCGTTTTCTGCCGGAGCGCGATACGCAATCGCAAAGTCAGGATCTGGGGCTTGTCCATTCTGCACTGGATCAGGCCGTACTTGGCACTCCTTCCCTTGCCTTTGCCAGTCTGAAACGCGAAGTCTTGCGCATGTCCGATGTGGTCGACCGCATGGTGCGCCCGGTCATGGATCAATATGAACATGGTGATCTGGACAAGATCGATGCGCTCATTGAGCTGGACAATCATGTCAATCAGTCACTCAGCGATATCCGCACCTATGTCGCGGCCATACCACAAGATGAAATGAGCAAAAAGCACAAGAAGCAGATTCACAATCTGATGGATTATGCCATTGCACTGGAAACCGCCGGTGACATCGTTGCCAAGCGCTTGCTGCCACTCGCAGAGCAAAAGGCTAAAGCCAAGCTGGAATTCTCAAATCAAGGCTGGAAAGAGCTTGTCTGCCTGCATGAGAAGGTTCTGGCCAATATGGCGTTGGCATCCAATGTGCTGATCTCCAATGACATGGAAAGTGCCCGCTTGCTGGTTGCCGAAAAGGGTGATGTGAAGCGCTATGAACGCAAGAGCCGCAAACAGCATCTCAAGCGTCTGTCCGAAGGTGCAACACAATCCTTTGACTCCAGCGACATTCATCTGGAGACCTTGCGTGCACTTCAGGACTTCAACAGCCAGATTTCAACGGTTGCCTATCCGATCCTGTATCAGAAGGGTCAGTTGCTTGAGACACGCTTGATTGAAAATCTGAAAGAGAATGCCAAGCATCTGGAGGACGACAACTCCCATAAGGATGCCCTTGGTGGCACAGCCTGA
- a CDS encoding ABC transporter ATP-binding protein, which translates to MIELYDIHKIYNQGQSNQVNAVRDVTITLDLNQTSVLKGPSGSGKTTLLSLIGCLSRPTSGRIMLNGEVISNLPEAYMSEIRRRTFGFIFQRFNLIRGLSVLENVMVPAYPSGGDHGALIVRGKELLSLLELGSKADMSVEALSGGESQRVAIARALINDPSIVIADEPTANLDTALSEQFLQIIGQLREAGKTIIMTSHDPRIWQAEIVDRVISMKDGGIEEDQINEAAHEHPWHEVIA; encoded by the coding sequence ATGATCGAACTCTATGATATTCATAAGATTTACAATCAGGGTCAAAGCAATCAAGTCAACGCCGTGCGTGACGTGACCATTACCCTTGACCTCAACCAGACCAGTGTCTTGAAAGGCCCTTCCGGGTCGGGCAAAACCACTCTCCTCAGCTTGATTGGCTGCCTCTCACGGCCCACCTCCGGTCGTATCATGCTGAATGGAGAAGTGATCTCCAATCTGCCTGAAGCCTATATGAGCGAAATACGGCGCCGCACCTTTGGTTTTATCTTCCAGCGGTTCAATCTTATTCGCGGCCTCAGCGTGCTTGAGAATGTCATGGTTCCTGCCTATCCCTCAGGCGGGGATCATGGAGCATTGATAGTGCGCGGAAAAGAACTCCTATCTCTGCTCGAACTGGGTTCCAAGGCAGACATGTCTGTCGAAGCCCTATCAGGTGGAGAATCTCAACGCGTGGCCATTGCACGCGCACTCATCAATGATCCCTCCATCGTCATCGCCGATGAGCCAACCGCCAACCTGGACACGGCTCTTTCTGAGCAATTTTTGCAGATCATTGGACAGCTGCGTGAAGCAGGAAAGACCATTATCATGACCAGTCATGATCCACGGATCTGGCAAGCGGAAATTGTGGATCGGGTCATTTCCATGAAAGATGGCGGCATCGAAGAGGATCAGATCAATGAGGCTGCTCATGAACATCCTTGGCATGAGGTGATAGCATGA
- the hemH gene encoding ferrochelatase, whose product MTDFWPDNHPPVKFGKIGVLLVNLGTPDGTDYWSMRRYLKEFLEDQRVIEEPKWKWWPILNGIILQTRPQKSGKAYEEIWNHERNESPLRTITRDQGDKLAKRLEALGSHVVVDWAMRYGNPSIKERIEALAEQGVERLLVLPLYPQYAAATTATVNDKVFDVLKTMRWQPVLRTLPPYHDNPAYIEALSISLKDSLSRLDFEPEMILASFHGIPKRYFDMGDPYHCHCMKTSRLLRGAMGWSKDYMLATFQSRFGPEEWLQPYTDKTVERLAKEGVKKLAILTPGFSADCLETLEEIAGENGDIFKENGGEQFAFLPCLNDSDEGMDMLESLVRNELQGWI is encoded by the coding sequence ATGACGGACTTTTGGCCAGACAATCACCCGCCTGTCAAATTTGGCAAAATTGGCGTCCTTTTGGTCAATCTCGGCACGCCAGATGGGACCGATTATTGGTCCATGCGCCGTTACTTGAAAGAGTTTTTGGAAGATCAGCGCGTGATCGAGGAGCCTAAATGGAAATGGTGGCCGATCCTCAATGGCATCATCCTTCAGACCCGTCCTCAAAAGTCGGGTAAGGCCTATGAAGAAATCTGGAACCATGAGCGCAATGAATCTCCGCTCCGCACCATTACGCGCGATCAGGGAGATAAGCTGGCCAAACGTTTGGAAGCGCTCGGTTCTCATGTGGTTGTCGATTGGGCAATGCGCTATGGCAATCCTTCGATCAAGGAACGGATTGAAGCCTTGGCGGAGCAGGGTGTCGAACGTCTGCTGGTTCTGCCGCTTTATCCGCAATATGCGGCTGCAACAACTGCAACGGTGAATGACAAGGTTTTTGATGTTTTAAAGACCATGCGCTGGCAGCCAGTTTTGCGCACCCTACCACCTTATCATGATAATCCTGCTTATATCGAAGCTCTTTCCATATCGCTGAAGGACAGTCTCTCAAGGCTGGACTTTGAGCCAGAGATGATCCTCGCTTCCTTCCACGGTATCCCAAAACGCTATTTTGATATGGGTGATCCCTATCATTGCCATTGCATGAAAACCTCGCGTCTGCTGCGCGGTGCCATGGGATGGAGCAAGGACTATATGCTCGCTACCTTCCAGTCTCGTTTTGGTCCGGAAGAGTGGCTCCAGCCATATACCGATAAAACCGTCGAGCGTCTGGCTAAGGAGGGTGTGAAGAAGCTGGCTATCCTGACGCCGGGCTTCTCTGCAGACTGTCTGGAAACTCTGGAAGAGATTGCCGGCGAGAATGGCGATATCTTCAAGGAGAATGGCGGCGAACAATTTGCTTTCCTGCCATGTCTCAATGATAGCGACGAAGGTATGGATATGCTGGAAAGTCTGGTTCGGAACGAATTGCAGGGCTGGATCTAG
- a CDS encoding efflux RND transporter periplasmic adaptor subunit → MCLLPRTSTMSRYITFGSVLMLAGLLSACDQGSDTQGNSELMVRPVKAFTLAGEEAVIRRNYPATVLPAQQVDLSFRVSGQIVELPIRAAQQVEKGQIVAKLDTRDLKNTIAQLESQLEQAQANLAAMASGARAEDVAALKAAQEAAQAKTDAAAQQVERSKTLFSRGVITKAQLDNDTTSLTVAKAELESRRQELIKGQAGSRPEEINAQEAGIKGLQAQIQAAQNNLADATLRTPFAGVIAKRQVDNFVNVQAKESIAILQKLDRLDLVLDIPATDVARFSNKKNPDVKATLDALPDQAFDVKLVDFSTQADAATQTFRARVSIAPPDDITILPGMTGRIWVVEKLKGQSVLSIPVTGLASEPDGSAFVWVIGQDKKVSKRSVKAGQITGADVAILEGLKAGEMIASAGISALQAGQMVNPVTVIGE, encoded by the coding sequence ATGTGCTTGCTGCCACGTACCTCTACTATGTCTCGATATATAACGTTCGGTTCTGTCCTGATGCTTGCCGGGTTGCTTTCTGCTTGTGATCAGGGCAGCGATACCCAAGGGAACAGTGAGTTGATGGTGAGACCTGTGAAAGCTTTCACATTGGCTGGAGAAGAGGCGGTAATCCGACGAAATTATCCGGCAACGGTTCTTCCCGCACAGCAAGTGGATTTATCGTTCCGCGTCTCGGGTCAGATTGTTGAATTGCCTATTCGAGCGGCCCAACAAGTCGAAAAAGGCCAGATCGTTGCCAAATTGGATACCCGTGATCTGAAGAACACGATTGCGCAGCTGGAAAGCCAGCTTGAACAGGCGCAAGCCAATTTGGCCGCTATGGCGAGTGGGGCTCGCGCTGAGGATGTTGCAGCTTTGAAAGCAGCACAAGAGGCAGCTCAAGCGAAAACTGATGCGGCAGCTCAACAGGTCGAGAGGTCCAAGACACTGTTTAGCCGTGGTGTGATTACCAAGGCCCAATTGGACAATGATACAACCTCTCTAACCGTCGCCAAGGCTGAGTTGGAAAGTCGCCGACAGGAACTGATCAAAGGGCAGGCAGGTTCCCGTCCGGAAGAAATCAACGCTCAAGAAGCTGGCATCAAGGGATTGCAGGCCCAGATACAGGCGGCACAAAACAACCTGGCAGATGCAACGCTACGTACTCCCTTTGCCGGCGTGATTGCCAAACGTCAGGTCGACAATTTCGTTAATGTGCAGGCGAAAGAATCCATCGCTATTTTGCAAAAACTGGATCGTCTTGATCTGGTTCTGGACATTCCTGCAACCGATGTTGCTCGCTTCTCCAACAAGAAAAACCCGGATGTAAAAGCAACCCTGGATGCGTTACCAGATCAGGCATTCGATGTGAAGTTGGTTGACTTCTCCACTCAGGCCGATGCCGCAACCCAAACCTTCCGTGCTCGCGTTTCCATAGCGCCGCCAGATGACATCACGATCCTTCCTGGTATGACGGGAAGGATCTGGGTGGTCGAAAAATTGAAAGGGCAATCTGTACTTTCCATCCCGGTAACAGGGCTGGCATCCGAGCCAGACGGCAGTGCCTTCGTTTGGGTTATTGGGCAAGATAAAAAAGTTAGCAAACGGTCTGTAAAAGCTGGTCAGATCACTGGCGCAGATGTTGCAATCCTCGAAGGTTTGAAAGCTGGTGAAATGATTGCCAGTGCTGGCATCTCGGCTCTGCAAGCTGGCCAGATGGTCAACCCCGTCACCGTGATCGGGGAATGA
- a CDS encoding efflux RND transporter permease subunit codes for MDLAKFAIEKRLVSALLTLVILLLGYVSYTSLPRFEDPEFIIRSAQVITPYSGASAEEVSEEVTDVIETAIQQLAGIKKVTSTSSAGLSKVTVEFTIAAAKTRDILAQKFTQLRAKISDTERQLPPNAGTPQVYDDYGDVYAQYYAVTGDGYSLSEIHHYLDTLQRELVLVKGVSKVIQIGVPQEIIYVNYQPSRLIQLGLSASQIAQVLEGQNLVVSGGSVKAGNLRVVFRPGAAVSSLQSLEELVISDPKGGRSFRLKDIATVTRGIKDPISKRLYRDGKPAIGLAISNVLGGNVVEMGDAVRARIKELESLRPVGIDIIPVSEQSESVRISVNDFVLNVVMALGIVVGTLLLFMGIRSGLLMGGILLVTVAGTLLGMNLYGLDMQRISLGALIIALGMLVDNAIVVVEGTLVRIHKGESPASAAVAVVNQTKWPLLGGTVVGFLAFSPIGFSPDGTGEYAGSLFWTISIALLFSWLIAIWLTPYYCTVMLKGEKASKNAEGEQEGAFLAAYRKLLTFALHYRYVTIILAFGLLGLSFAATPYMKQGFFPSSTRAQFVVDYFLPEGTDIEQTQNDTAKIAEHIRGLPGVTGTNRMAGGGHPRFMLIYDAGSDNNAYGQILVDVKGYEDIDPLLTSVREYIEANFPAAFTKVWKFKLGPGGGSAIEAKFTGQDSVVLRELSEQAKRIYAEAGAVAVKDDWREMVKVIRPRIREENMRRLGLTQGDITKAIAAHFSGTAIGVYREGDELQQILFRPDEADRKGAETLQTIQIFNSGTGKYIPITQVVESFDTELENAQLLRENRALAIKAQADPAPGDNATDLFARVKGKVEAIDLPVGYNLKWGGESGDSAEANAGLASTMPLGFGAMVLVVFLLFNAVRQPVIIWLTVPLIGVGIIWGLIVTGTALEFMGILAVLSLTGMLIKNAIVLIDQTDLEISEGKPRLSAVIDSSVSRVRPVSLGVLTTVLGVVPLLWDPFFKSLAVVIIFGLSFATLLTLIVVPTLYSVFFRVKGDETVKEG; via the coding sequence ATGGATCTCGCTAAGTTTGCTATTGAGAAGAGACTTGTCAGCGCTTTGCTGACATTGGTCATTCTCCTTCTGGGCTATGTTTCCTATACATCCTTGCCGCGTTTTGAAGATCCCGAGTTCATTATTCGCTCGGCACAGGTCATCACACCTTATTCAGGCGCTTCGGCCGAGGAAGTCTCGGAAGAAGTCACAGACGTAATCGAGACAGCAATACAGCAGCTTGCTGGCATCAAAAAGGTAACTTCAACTTCATCCGCTGGTCTGTCGAAGGTTACGGTTGAATTCACCATTGCAGCTGCGAAAACCCGCGATATTCTGGCGCAGAAATTCACTCAGCTTCGAGCCAAGATTTCTGATACCGAGCGCCAACTGCCTCCCAATGCAGGCACGCCTCAAGTCTATGACGATTATGGCGATGTCTATGCTCAATATTATGCCGTGACAGGTGACGGATATTCCCTATCGGAAATCCATCATTATCTGGATACGCTCCAACGTGAGTTGGTATTGGTTAAAGGGGTATCCAAGGTCATTCAGATTGGAGTGCCACAAGAAATTATCTATGTGAACTATCAGCCATCCCGTCTGATCCAGCTTGGACTTTCAGCGAGCCAAATTGCACAAGTGCTCGAAGGGCAAAATCTTGTCGTATCCGGCGGTAGTGTGAAAGCAGGCAATTTGCGCGTGGTGTTCCGCCCAGGTGCTGCAGTGTCCTCGCTTCAGTCTCTGGAGGAACTGGTGATCTCCGATCCCAAAGGCGGCCGTTCTTTCCGCCTGAAAGATATCGCGACGGTTACCCGAGGTATCAAGGATCCCATCAGCAAACGTCTTTATCGCGATGGGAAGCCAGCCATTGGTTTGGCAATCTCCAACGTGCTCGGTGGCAATGTTGTAGAAATGGGCGATGCGGTCAGAGCCCGGATCAAGGAGCTGGAAAGCTTGCGCCCGGTTGGTATTGATATCATTCCGGTCTCAGAGCAGAGCGAAAGTGTACGGATCTCCGTCAACGACTTTGTGCTTAACGTCGTGATGGCCCTTGGTATTGTGGTCGGTACCTTGCTTCTCTTTATGGGCATTCGTTCCGGTCTGCTCATGGGGGGTATTCTACTTGTGACCGTTGCAGGTACTTTGCTTGGCATGAACCTCTATGGCCTTGATATGCAGCGTATCTCACTTGGCGCGTTGATCATTGCGCTTGGTATGCTGGTCGATAATGCCATTGTCGTGGTGGAAGGCACCTTGGTGCGCATTCATAAGGGGGAGAGCCCGGCCAGTGCTGCGGTAGCGGTTGTCAATCAAACCAAGTGGCCTTTGCTTGGTGGAACCGTGGTTGGATTTTTGGCATTCTCACCTATTGGCTTCTCGCCAGATGGAACCGGGGAATATGCCGGGTCTCTCTTCTGGACCATCTCCATTGCGCTGCTCTTCAGCTGGCTGATCGCAATCTGGCTGACGCCTTATTATTGCACGGTGATGCTAAAGGGTGAAAAAGCTTCAAAGAATGCAGAAGGAGAGCAGGAAGGCGCGTTTCTCGCCGCATATCGGAAGCTTCTGACATTTGCACTGCACTATCGCTATGTCACCATCATCTTGGCATTTGGACTGCTCGGCTTATCCTTTGCTGCAACTCCCTATATGAAGCAAGGTTTCTTCCCGTCATCGACACGAGCACAATTCGTTGTCGATTACTTCCTTCCGGAAGGGACTGACATCGAGCAAACTCAAAACGACACGGCAAAAATCGCTGAGCATATTCGAGGGCTTCCCGGTGTTACCGGAACCAACCGCATGGCTGGGGGTGGTCATCCGCGCTTCATGTTGATCTATGATGCTGGCAGCGACAACAATGCGTATGGGCAGATCTTGGTGGATGTAAAAGGGTATGAAGATATCGATCCACTTCTCACCTCGGTGAGGGAATATATCGAAGCCAACTTCCCGGCAGCTTTCACCAAGGTTTGGAAATTCAAACTGGGCCCAGGTGGCGGCAGTGCAATTGAAGCCAAATTTACCGGTCAGGATTCTGTTGTCTTGCGTGAATTGTCAGAGCAAGCAAAGAGGATCTATGCCGAGGCTGGTGCCGTTGCAGTTAAGGATGATTGGCGTGAAATGGTCAAGGTGATCCGCCCTCGCATCCGCGAGGAGAATATGCGCCGTCTTGGCCTAACCCAGGGTGATATCACCAAGGCGATTGCTGCCCATTTCTCTGGTACTGCCATTGGCGTTTATCGCGAAGGGGATGAGTTGCAACAGATCCTGTTCCGTCCGGATGAAGCGGATAGAAAAGGTGCGGAAACATTGCAAACCATCCAGATTTTCAACTCTGGTACGGGCAAATATATCCCGATCACACAAGTGGTCGAGAGTTTCGATACCGAATTGGAAAATGCCCAGCTCTTGCGAGAAAATCGCGCCCTGGCGATCAAGGCGCAAGCTGATCCGGCACCAGGCGATAATGCGACGGACTTGTTTGCTCGTGTAAAAGGCAAGGTGGAAGCTATTGACTTGCCTGTTGGCTACAATCTGAAATGGGGTGGTGAGTCTGGTGATAGTGCCGAAGCCAATGCTGGTCTTGCCTCCACCATGCCGCTCGGGTTCGGTGCCATGGTTTTGGTGGTCTTCCTGCTCTTCAACGCCGTTCGCCAGCCAGTCATCATATGGTTGACAGTGCCGTTAATTGGTGTCGGTATCATCTGGGGATTAATTGTCACCGGAACCGCTTTGGAATTCATGGGCATTCTGGCCGTACTCAGCCTCACTGGCATGCTGATCAAGAATGCCATTGTTCTGATCGATCAGACGGACTTGGAAATTTCAGAAGGCAAACCACGCTTGAGTGCTGTGATCGACTCTTCTGTCAGTCGTGTGCGCCCGGTGAGCCTTGGAGTTTTGACAACTGTCCTTGGTGTTGTGCCGCTTTTGTGGGATCCATTCTTCAAAAGTCTTGCGGTGGTCATCATCTTCGGCCTGTCATTTGCAACGCTTCTGACACTGATTGTTGTCCCAACACTTTATTCGGTCTTCTTCCGAGTGAAAGGTGACGAGACAGTGAAAGAAGGCTAG
- a CDS encoding ABC transporter permease, which translates to MQWFNRQRYLIDFTLSSLQRRSGRNLTLFTVYSLVVFVLASVMFFSHAIRREASDMMRGAPEITVQRMVMGRHDLVPLSYLDAIGKIRGVRNAQGRLWGYFFDRSSFANYTLMVPTKGAKSHKVVQGETIIGEGVARMRGVREGGSLFLSSPTGKIFKFRIKKILPRSTALVSSDLVLISESDFRRFFVLADDVYTDLTLEVRNSREVETVVGKAAYRLHDARFITKADILRTYESIFSWREGIMLALLGTSLLAFAIFVFDKASGLSGEERREIGILKAVGWDTSDILGMKFWEGAMVSLFSFITGVIMAYGHVFFFDAGLLQPVLQGWAVLYPDFSLQPHLDGLQLATLAFFTVVPFTAATIVPIWRAAITDPEQVMR; encoded by the coding sequence ATGCAATGGTTCAATCGACAAAGATATCTCATCGATTTCACACTTTCATCGCTACAGCGTCGCAGCGGGCGTAACCTGACATTGTTCACCGTCTACAGCCTTGTGGTGTTTGTGCTGGCGTCGGTGATGTTCTTCAGCCATGCCATTCGACGTGAGGCCTCGGACATGATGCGTGGCGCTCCGGAAATCACAGTGCAGCGTATGGTCATGGGACGTCACGATCTGGTCCCACTGTCCTATCTGGATGCCATTGGTAAAATCCGTGGTGTTCGCAATGCGCAAGGTCGCCTCTGGGGCTACTTTTTTGATCGCTCCAGCTTTGCCAATTATACCTTGATGGTGCCGACCAAAGGTGCCAAATCCCACAAGGTGGTGCAGGGCGAAACGATCATCGGCGAAGGCGTTGCCCGTATGCGTGGTGTTCGCGAGGGTGGCTCGCTCTTTCTCTCCTCACCGACCGGCAAGATCTTCAAATTTCGTATCAAAAAGATTCTTCCTCGCTCGACCGCACTGGTCAGCTCCGATCTGGTGTTGATATCCGAGTCAGACTTTCGGCGCTTCTTTGTGCTTGCGGATGATGTCTATACCGATCTGACGTTGGAAGTGCGCAACAGCCGTGAGGTGGAAACCGTTGTCGGTAAAGCAGCCTATAGGCTCCATGATGCACGCTTCATCACCAAGGCCGATATTCTACGCACTTATGAAAGCATCTTCTCCTGGCGCGAAGGCATCATGCTTGCCCTGCTCGGCACCTCACTCTTGGCCTTTGCCATATTCGTCTTTGACAAAGCCTCTGGTCTTTCCGGGGAAGAAAGACGAGAGATTGGCATTCTGAAAGCTGTAGGGTGGGACACTTCAGATATTCTGGGCATGAAATTCTGGGAAGGGGCTATGGTCTCGCTCTTTTCCTTCATCACCGGCGTCATCATGGCCTATGGCCATGTCTTTTTCTTCGATGCCGGGTTGTTGCAACCCGTGTTGCAAGGATGGGCGGTTCTCTATCCAGATTTCTCGCTGCAACCTCATCTTGATGGCCTTCAACTCGCCACGCTGGCTTTCTTCACCGTTGTGCCTTTTACCGCCGCCACCATCGTTCCCATCTGGCGTGCGGCCATTACCGACCCCGAGCAGGTGATGAGATGA
- a CDS encoding nitrous oxide reductase accessory protein NosL yields the protein MCCHKSYKDTPLSRRKLMTGLGIIGLSTSLTLTTSALAQVKTPFGTPLPGELDSCPVCGMFPERYPDWIATVLYEDGHADHFDGAKDMFKYLLDMEKFAKGRSRDQIAKVGVTDYYATERIDATKALYVIGSDVLGPMGHDLIPHPDEYDAKEFTKDHLGRRTLTFSEITMDLLLALDKGEFLVK from the coding sequence ATGTGCTGTCATAAATCTTATAAAGACACTCCTCTGTCCCGGCGCAAATTGATGACCGGACTGGGTATCATCGGTCTTTCCACCAGCCTTACTCTAACGACAAGCGCATTGGCGCAAGTTAAAACGCCCTTTGGTACACCTTTGCCGGGCGAGCTGGATAGCTGCCCGGTCTGCGGCATGTTCCCCGAGCGATATCCCGACTGGATCGCAACAGTGCTCTATGAGGATGGGCATGCCGATCATTTCGACGGAGCCAAAGACATGTTCAAATATCTGTTGGACATGGAGAAATTTGCCAAAGGCCGAAGCCGGGATCAGATCGCCAAGGTTGGTGTCACCGATTATTACGCCACCGAGCGGATTGATGCCACCAAAGCACTCTATGTGATTGGATCGGACGTCCTTGGGCCCATGGGGCATGATCTGATTCCTCACCCGGATGAATATGACGCCAAGGAGTTCACCAAGGATCATCTCGGGCGGCGTACTCTCACCTTTAGTGAGATCACAATGGACCTTCTCCTCGCATTGGACAAAGGGGAGTTTCTGGTCAAATGA